The following are encoded together in the Ignavibacteria bacterium genome:
- a CDS encoding T9SS type A sorting domain-containing protein, giving the protein MKKLLFLILILLNTGLLFSQVLSRVVPDTGKQGKTFPIRVYGTGTEWTLSPYFEIFFDSIGINTNSVVIINDTTLSGNIIIDGKASTGYHKCTVADQFSNLFSKDSAFLVFLNIPVAPTPLLPLNNSLNQPITPYFLWDSNFYAVSYRIQLSTDIGFGTVTYDTTLANTPFVIRQGVLGHDVKYYWRLKAYNAMGESPWSTVFNFTVGPVGIINISNEIPSEFKLFNNYPNPFNAQTKIKFQIPKDGIVRLRVYDVSGKEVSEIVNNNLKAGVYELNWNSGVLASGVYFYLIETTEFRDVKRAVILK; this is encoded by the coding sequence ATGAAGAAGCTATTATTTTTAATTTTAATTTTATTAAATACCGGATTACTATTTTCCCAGGTGCTTTCAAGAGTTGTTCCGGATACTGGAAAACAGGGAAAAACCTTTCCTATCAGAGTATATGGAACGGGAACAGAATGGACACTGTCACCTTATTTTGAAATATTTTTTGATAGTATCGGAATAAACACTAATAGTGTTGTAATAATCAATGATACAACTTTATCCGGAAACATTATTATTGACGGAAAAGCTTCAACGGGTTACCATAAATGCACTGTTGCAGACCAGTTTTCTAATTTGTTCTCAAAGGATTCAGCTTTCCTTGTTTTTCTGAATATTCCTGTTGCACCGACACCTTTACTGCCGCTTAATAACTCACTGAATCAGCCGATTACACCGTATTTCCTCTGGGACAGTAATTTCTATGCCGTCAGTTACAGGATTCAACTTTCTACGGATATCGGTTTTGGAACTGTAACTTACGACACAACTTTAGCAAACACCCCATTTGTTATAAGGCAGGGTGTACTCGGGCACGATGTAAAATATTACTGGAGATTAAAGGCTTATAATGCTATGGGTGAAAGTCCGTGGTCAACTGTGTTTAATTTTACAGTAGGACCGGTTGGAATTATAAATATTTCGAATGAGATTCCATCTGAGTTCAAGCTTTTTAATAACTATCCGAATCCTTTTAATGCTCAGACAAAAATAAAGTTTCAGATACCTAAGGATGGAATTGTGAGGCTTAGAGTTTATGATGTTTCTGGAAAGGAGGTAAGTGAGATCGTAAATAATAATCTAAAAGCAGGGGTATATGAGTTGAACTGGAATTCCGGAGTACTTGCTTCCGGAGTTTATTTTTACTTAATTGAAACAACAGAGTTCAGGGATGTAAAAAGAGCCGTGATTTTAAAATAA
- a CDS encoding O-antigen ligase family protein yields MDIFLYCIYIGIFFITLHYLSFNNNRLYFLFKAILLASFIITLVFVVYIFIENQSDIQHERIRLVFDRVVSSEIMLSLISFSLVFSMISCKNENLKIKYTILSICVITLQTFLLMYLKTRTSWIAFIIILMLFMYFIFSSHKREVNYKRLFLSLIIAICFSGIIYWVVPHNNEQERSGLKDTFLSMIDEDYYTSKSRISFWNASLKMFKENPLTGIGHGNWQGLYPKYDEHSYTDATIGMNSAVNPHNEYLEILAEYGIFGLVIFTGFIFTGIYLLFKNVKKEILIMPFLLMAVGITIAMFFSFPSENVWAFSLFIISLAVGYSDLYNRLKKNFSVLRYSIIIGLALFILGVWFGINKYTNEKTYLEAMQLKANGQYTRMLEKLNEVSDTYYKIDMNKMPVDFYRGVGYFELGYYEKALESFKNSRELMKYYPVIMNNEAGAFYMLGNTKKAEEQYLEIRSLFPDYIEPQINLLSLYTNEGRKDDAFNLLKELENKELNTKDIKNYSVFLKIKDYLKSNNQY; encoded by the coding sequence ATGGACATATTTCTATATTGTATATATATAGGCATTTTTTTTATAACGCTGCATTATTTATCCTTCAATAATAACAGATTATATTTTTTATTTAAAGCCATATTACTTGCTTCATTTATAATTACGTTGGTTTTTGTGGTTTATATTTTTATTGAAAACCAATCAGATATTCAGCATGAAAGAATTCGGTTGGTTTTTGATAGGGTAGTATCATCTGAGATAATGCTTTCATTAATAAGTTTTTCTCTCGTTTTTTCAATGATAAGCTGTAAAAATGAAAATTTGAAAATTAAATATACAATTCTAAGTATTTGTGTAATTACACTGCAGACTTTTTTACTGATGTATTTAAAAACAAGAACAAGCTGGATTGCATTTATTATAATCCTTATGTTATTTATGTATTTCATTTTCTCATCTCATAAGCGGGAGGTAAATTACAAAAGACTTTTTCTTTCATTAATAATAGCAATATGTTTTTCTGGTATTATTTATTGGGTAGTCCCGCATAATAACGAACAGGAAAGAAGTGGACTTAAAGATACTTTCTTAAGTATGATTGATGAAGATTATTATACAAGTAAATCAAGAATAAGCTTTTGGAACGCATCGTTAAAAATGTTTAAGGAGAACCCGCTTACAGGGATTGGTCATGGAAACTGGCAAGGATTATACCCGAAATATGACGAACATTCTTACACTGATGCAACCATCGGAATGAACTCTGCGGTGAATCCGCATAATGAATACCTTGAAATACTGGCTGAGTATGGTATTTTTGGATTAGTAATTTTTACCGGCTTTATTTTCACAGGGATCTATCTTCTATTTAAAAACGTCAAGAAAGAAATACTTATCATGCCATTTTTACTTATGGCTGTAGGGATTACCATAGCTATGTTCTTTTCATTTCCCTCCGAAAATGTTTGGGCCTTTTCTCTTTTTATTATTTCTTTAGCCGTCGGTTACTCGGACCTTTACAATAGATTAAAGAAAAATTTCTCAGTTCTGAGATATTCGATAATTATTGGTCTCGCTCTTTTTATATTAGGTGTTTGGTTTGGAATTAATAAATACACTAATGAGAAAACTTATCTTGAAGCCATGCAATTGAAAGCAAATGGACAGTATACTCGCATGCTTGAGAAATTGAACGAGGTTTCAGATACATATTATAAGATAGATATGAATAAGATGCCTGTCGATTTTTACAGAGGAGTTGGATATTTCGAACTTGGGTATTATGAAAAGGCTCTCGAAAGTTTCAAGAATTCACGAGAATTAATGAAGTACTATCCTGTAATCATGAACAACGAAGCAGGAGCGTTTTATATGCTGGGTAATACAAAGAAAGCAGAAGAGCAATATCTTGAAATAAGAAGTTTGTTTCCGGATTATATTGAACCGCAAATAAATCTGCTTTCTTTATACACAAACGAAGGAAGAAAAGATGATGCTTTTAATTTGTTGAAAGAACTTGAAAACAAAGAATTGAATACAAAAGATATTAAGAATTATAGTGTTTTTTTAAAAATTAAGGATTATCTTAAATCTAATAATCAATATTGA
- a CDS encoding class I SAM-dependent methyltransferase has product MGTSNWQNISYVIEIIKTINPYKILDFGMGFGRWGILAREFLEIWDDENYTGAWKRQIDGVEVYADYIKPYHHYFYSNIYIEEGYGWINKCICEYDLVIFGDVIEHFEKNMGLMLIEKALTLSQFVLINIPLGAYWEQTEKNKNKYEEHKSVWSSSDFNIYQHRIIKYFRDNTGRKFCVVLISKEPIELEKAILERYGKYFHIKNFLRYKLKLNKLVEYIERKKY; this is encoded by the coding sequence ATGGGAACATCAAACTGGCAGAATATATCTTATGTAATTGAAATAATAAAAACCATAAATCCCTACAAAATATTAGATTTTGGCATGGGTTTTGGTAGATGGGGTATTCTCGCCAGAGAATTTCTTGAAATCTGGGACGATGAAAATTATACAGGAGCATGGAAACGTCAGATTGACGGAGTTGAGGTGTATGCAGATTATATAAAGCCATATCATCATTACTTTTATTCTAATATATATATTGAAGAAGGTTATGGATGGATAAATAAATGTATATGCGAATATGACCTTGTTATTTTCGGAGATGTGATTGAGCATTTTGAAAAGAACATGGGATTAATGTTGATTGAAAAAGCACTTACTTTATCACAATTCGTACTGATAAATATTCCTTTGGGAGCATATTGGGAACAAACTGAAAAGAATAAGAATAAATATGAAGAGCATAAAAGCGTTTGGTCAAGCAGCGACTTTAATATTTATCAACACAGAATAATTAAATATTTCAGGGATAATACGGGCAGAAAATTTTGTGTTGTCCTGATTTCTAAAGAGCCCATAGAATTAGAGAAAGCGATTCTTGAAAGATATGGAAAGTACTTTCATATAAAGAATTTTCTCAGGTACAAGTTGAAACTTAATAAATTAGTTGAGTATATCGAAAGAAAGAAATATTAA
- a CDS encoding glycosyltransferase family 4 protein produces MYTGIIILNIIYTRYVDGMNNNILIITNELKHVCGVSNHIKNLVNGFDKKYGNYNFILLCGKKEEGIDEFYKCNIIINDNLLHSRRNILSIIRSVFFVRKIINQYNIGIIHSHNHYAANISRQAAVFKRTKTVQTNHGILKEAGRLNHFNADYYVVLSERIRNHLLSLGISANKIRIIKQGISETYIPKQKNQNEKLIVFSASRYTEEKSMDVYINAANIISKELPGLCDFFISGEGELEEKLKNLNNAKGGAVKFVNPKSDYRDTLKKAHIFVFNSIKEGTPIVLLEALFSGCKVITSSFEGYDEVLKVAKNLIVYEPENLDELRAKLKQAIQKYSGNEDANFIQENLMQEYSLTNMISKHNELYSEILKEK; encoded by the coding sequence ATGTATACCGGGATTATTATCTTAAACATTATTTACACAAGGTATGTTGACGGCATGAATAATAATATTTTAATAATTACTAATGAACTTAAGCATGTATGCGGGGTTTCGAACCATATAAAGAATCTTGTAAATGGATTTGACAAGAAATACGGGAACTATAATTTTATTCTTTTGTGCGGTAAAAAAGAAGAGGGGATTGATGAATTTTACAAGTGTAATATTATTATTAATGATAATTTGCTTCATTCGAGAAGAAATATTCTCTCGATTATACGTTCGGTGTTTTTTGTAAGGAAGATTATAAATCAGTATAACATTGGAATAATACACTCCCATAATCATTATGCGGCAAATATTTCCCGACAAGCAGCTGTATTTAAAAGAACAAAAACTGTTCAGACAAACCACGGTATTTTGAAAGAAGCAGGGAGGTTAAATCATTTTAATGCAGATTATTATGTCGTTCTTTCTGAGAGGATAAGAAATCATCTTTTATCTCTGGGAATATCAGCAAACAAAATAAGAATTATAAAACAGGGAATTTCTGAAACGTATATACCGAAGCAAAAAAATCAAAACGAAAAGCTTATTGTTTTTTCAGCCTCAAGATATACTGAAGAAAAGTCAATGGATGTTTACATAAATGCGGCAAATATTATAAGTAAAGAGCTTCCCGGATTATGTGACTTCTTTATATCAGGTGAGGGTGAATTAGAGGAAAAGTTAAAGAATTTAAATAATGCGAAAGGCGGTGCTGTAAAATTTGTTAATCCAAAATCAGACTACAGAGATACACTCAAGAAGGCACATATTTTCGTGTTTAATTCTATAAAAGAAGGTACTCCAATTGTTCTTCTTGAGGCACTTTTTAGTGGTTGTAAAGTAATTACTTCATCTTTTGAAGGCTATGATGAGGTGCTGAAAGTTGCAAAGAATCTTATAGTTTATGAACCCGAAAACCTTGATGAACTTAGGGCTAAGCTTAAACAAGCCATTCAAAAATATTCAGGAAATGAAGATGCTAATTTTATTCAAGAAAATTTAATGCAGGAATATTCTTTAACGAATATGATAAGCAAACACAATGAATTGTATTCGGAAATACTCAAAGAGAAATAG
- a CDS encoding polysaccharide biosynthesis C-terminal domain-containing protein — translation MNYTGSIKIFKENSHILYTQIVDKIYYFVFWTLLARSLLPDLYGSIIIVFTSANLMVTLFGFGLPIHIQREAALNPQKGNEGLTSIFSVNLLLLIPFSIISVIIFMVVYPSSSIESKLLLLVLFAFISNELLLTGILKGQQKYSTIFSITAVLRIITIVVFFIVYMFWNNSFGIIYTFLAGNFLFIIILSFASGQFPGGLKFSNIRFGNFTKLIIVVFPLWLATVFNFLYDRIDVFLISKLVSLEQLSFYSIAYGVMKSSTIAFSFMLVGGLTKATSYSGDKIEMRNFIVKYSKLFLVISSLILIMLLVFADILLVFLYTDKYSESALILRVLAFAIIPLSLNNLTGTALNGAGMYKENLYITIIGFLFNLTANLFVIPVSGIIGAAFVTIVTEIIILTGDFAIIKYKGLA, via the coding sequence ATGAATTATACTGGTTCAATAAAAATATTTAAAGAGAACAGTCATATTTTATACACTCAGATTGTTGATAAGATTTATTATTTTGTCTTCTGGACACTCTTAGCCAGATCTTTATTACCCGATTTATACGGAAGTATTATTATTGTTTTTACATCTGCAAATCTTATGGTAACTTTATTCGGTTTTGGATTACCTATACATATCCAAAGAGAAGCTGCGCTGAATCCCCAAAAGGGAAATGAAGGTTTAACATCTATTTTCTCTGTAAACCTGCTGTTATTAATCCCATTTTCTATTATATCCGTAATAATTTTCATGGTAGTTTATCCGTCGTCGAGTATTGAATCCAAATTACTTTTACTGGTTCTTTTTGCATTCATATCAAACGAATTGCTTCTAACCGGAATTTTAAAAGGACAGCAAAAATACTCGACTATATTTTCTATAACCGCGGTTCTCAGAATAATAACAATTGTGGTATTCTTTATAGTATACATGTTCTGGAATAACAGTTTTGGAATTATATACACATTCCTTGCGGGTAATTTTTTATTCATTATTATCTTATCGTTTGCTTCGGGTCAGTTTCCCGGGGGGCTTAAGTTTTCCAATATCAGGTTTGGTAATTTCACAAAACTAATTATAGTTGTCTTTCCTCTCTGGCTTGCAACTGTTTTTAATTTCCTTTATGACAGGATAGATGTATTTTTGATTTCAAAGCTTGTAAGCCTGGAACAGCTATCCTTTTACAGCATAGCGTATGGTGTGATGAAATCCTCAACTATAGCGTTTAGTTTTATGCTTGTGGGAGGTCTTACAAAAGCAACATCATATTCAGGGGATAAAATTGAAATGCGGAATTTTATTGTTAAATATTCAAAATTGTTTCTTGTTATTAGTTCGTTGATTTTAATCATGCTGTTAGTATTTGCTGATATATTGCTTGTATTTCTTTATACTGATAAATACTCTGAATCCGCATTAATACTCAGGGTTCTTGCTTTTGCAATTATTCCTCTATCTCTTAACAACCTAACCGGAACAGCTTTAAACGGAGCGGGAATGTATAAAGAAAACCTCTATATAACTATAATTGGATTCTTGTTTAATCTAACAGCAAATTTATTCGTCATACCAGTTTCTGGTATTATTGGGGCGGCTTTTGTTACGATAGTGACCGAGATTATTATATTAACAGGAGATTTTGCAATTATTAAATATAAAGGACTGGCATAA
- a CDS encoding glycosyltransferase, which produces MSISKERNIKVIFAGRYNENEILTGPEKVCKRVFSEYAQTEQTVFIDYFRDGSKYGLFKKLFGFEKITEANKSQVMRFGIFRMLIHLYKLNPEIIHILSFERYTSFIFILKLITRCKIYYTANGIIRHENKYYNKESLFSVIKNVITESAIMYLSDIVFYLSDRSKTIILYYYRINKFKLKPARNGLDDCFLKLQEGNVEKEINSIVFIGDLERKEKGGDFLLDALSLVDLSFTLYIITDNKSSSDYQINNLSKVIFIKKLKPLELSYFLLNKNIIVASGEYDQFNIAVLEGISCGMYPVLTFQTGISEIVSSFAECSIVEYGDIKKLSLIISSLISNKVTLKSKPNLGIFRWDNVYRDYYLKHYLHKVC; this is translated from the coding sequence TTGAGTATATCGAAAGAAAGAAATATTAAAGTTATCTTTGCGGGTAGGTATAATGAAAACGAAATCCTGACCGGACCGGAGAAGGTTTGCAAAAGGGTATTTTCAGAATACGCTCAAACCGAGCAGACAGTATTTATTGATTATTTTCGAGACGGGAGCAAATACGGCCTTTTTAAAAAATTATTTGGATTTGAGAAAATTACAGAAGCTAATAAAAGTCAGGTGATGCGGTTCGGAATTTTTAGGATGCTCATTCATTTATATAAACTAAATCCTGAAATAATACACATACTTTCGTTCGAGAGATATACTTCTTTTATTTTTATATTGAAGCTGATTACACGCTGCAAAATTTATTACACCGCTAATGGAATAATAAGACATGAAAATAAATATTACAACAAGGAAAGTTTATTCAGTGTTATAAAAAACGTAATTACAGAATCGGCGATTATGTATCTGAGTGATATCGTATTTTATCTTTCTGACAGGTCAAAGACTATTATACTTTATTATTACAGAATTAATAAATTCAAATTAAAACCTGCAAGAAACGGGTTGGACGATTGTTTTCTTAAGTTACAGGAAGGAAATGTGGAAAAAGAAATTAACTCAATAGTTTTTATTGGCGATTTAGAACGTAAAGAAAAGGGAGGGGATTTTCTTTTGGATGCATTATCGCTTGTCGATTTGAGTTTTACCTTGTATATTATAACCGATAATAAAAGTTCATCGGATTACCAAATTAATAATTTGTCCAAAGTCATATTTATAAAAAAGCTTAAACCATTAGAACTTTCTTATTTTCTATTAAACAAAAATATTATTGTTGCATCCGGTGAATATGACCAGTTTAACATTGCCGTGCTTGAAGGCATTTCCTGCGGTATGTATCCGGTGCTTACATTTCAAACAGGAATAAGTGAAATAGTCAGTAGTTTTGCGGAATGCTCAATCGTTGAATACGGTGATATCAAGAAGCTTTCATTGATTATATCTTCATTGATAAGTAACAAAGTTACGTTAAAGTCGAAACCTAATCTTGGTATATTTAGATGGGATAATGTATACCGGGATTATTATCTTAAACATTATTTACACAAGGTATGTTGA
- the nifJ gene encoding pyruvate:ferredoxin (flavodoxin) oxidoreductase encodes MSTRKKVTIDGNEAAAYVAHQTNEVIAIYPITPSSPMGEFSDAWSAVGQKNIWGTIPVVYEMQSEGGASGAVHGALQSGSLTTTFTASQGLLLMIPNMYKIAGELTSTVFHVTARSLAAQALSIFGDHGDVMATRQTGFAMICSNNVQEVMDFALISQKASLESRIPFLHFFDGFRTSHEVVKIEQLTVEDLKAMVDDNYVKMHRARALTPDNPFIRGTAQNPDVYFQGRETVNKFYNECIGLTQKAMDKFFEITGRRYNLFDYYGPKDAERIIILMGSGAEAAEETVDYLSGKLGEKVGLLKVRLFRPFSIKHFAESLPKTVKKIAVLDRTKEPGAIGEPLYQDVITSLSENCPFDKMPKVVGGRYGLSSKEFTPAMIKSVFDELKKDEPKNHFTVGINDDVTKLSLDYDKNFAIEIEGMFSGLFYGLGADGTVGANKNSIKIIGEETDNYAQGYFVYDSKKSGSTTVSHLRFGKKPIKSTYLIQKSDFVACHQFNLLEKFDMLKDLKEGGVFLLNSPFDINETLEKLPRRVTKQIKDKKLNFYLIDGYSVAKETGMGSRVNTIMQTCFFAISGVLEKDEAIEQIKKSIKKSYGMKGDEIVKKNFNAVDKTLENLHKIDISTMKLSNVEIPPTVSDKAPEYMKNTLARIMEGLGDDIPVSQMPVDGTFPSATAQWEKRNIALEVPAWDPDICIQCGKCAIICPHASIRIKAYGEKALMNAPPTFKHMKAKGKEFEEGTAYSIQVAVEDCTGCGLCVEICPAKNKKEVKLKALNMVPQFPLREQERTNWDYFLTLPEFDRTKANVTTIKGSQFLQPLFEFSGACSGCGETPYVKLVSQLFGERSIIANATGCSSIYGGNLPTTPWAKNNEGRGPAWSNSLFEDNAEFGLGMRLSIDKHNEYGKELVKRLASQIGEQLANDILNADQTDEAGIHDQRERVKILKEKLEKIKSPEAADLLTVADYLVKKSVWIMGGDGWAYDIGYGGLDHVLASGKNVNILVLDTEVYSNTGGQMSKATMLGAVAKFAASGKPVAKKDLGMMAMNYGHVYVAKVAMGANDTQTLRAFLEAESYNGPSIIIAYSHCIAHGINMQKALESQKAAVDSSYWTLFRYDPRNAAQGKNPLKLDSGAAKIKFEDYAYKETRYKMLTKSEPQHAADLMKLAQQAVDEKWKIYEKMAKDSDNKQ; translated from the coding sequence ATGTCCACAAGGAAAAAAGTTACAATTGATGGAAATGAAGCCGCAGCTTATGTAGCACATCAGACCAATGAAGTAATAGCAATCTATCCAATTACACCTTCCTCCCCCATGGGTGAATTTTCTGATGCATGGTCGGCAGTCGGTCAGAAAAATATCTGGGGAACAATTCCGGTAGTTTACGAAATGCAGAGTGAAGGCGGAGCCTCAGGTGCAGTTCACGGGGCGCTTCAAAGCGGTTCACTTACAACAACATTCACAGCATCACAGGGTTTACTTCTGATGATTCCAAATATGTATAAGATAGCCGGTGAATTAACTTCAACGGTGTTTCACGTTACAGCCCGTTCATTAGCAGCGCAGGCATTATCAATATTTGGGGATCACGGCGACGTTATGGCAACAAGGCAGACAGGGTTTGCGATGATTTGTTCGAATAACGTTCAGGAAGTTATGGACTTTGCTTTGATATCTCAGAAAGCATCCCTGGAGTCAAGGATTCCATTCCTTCATTTCTTTGATGGTTTCAGGACTTCGCATGAAGTAGTTAAGATTGAGCAGCTTACTGTAGAAGATTTGAAAGCTATGGTTGATGACAACTATGTTAAAATGCACAGGGCAAGAGCGTTGACTCCTGATAATCCTTTTATAAGAGGTACTGCTCAGAATCCCGACGTATATTTCCAGGGAAGAGAAACTGTAAATAAATTTTATAACGAATGTATCGGTTTGACTCAGAAAGCAATGGATAAGTTTTTTGAGATAACGGGCAGAAGGTATAACTTGTTTGATTACTATGGTCCAAAGGATGCCGAAAGGATAATTATTCTGATGGGTTCGGGTGCAGAAGCGGCAGAAGAAACTGTTGATTACCTGAGCGGAAAGTTGGGAGAGAAAGTCGGCTTGCTTAAGGTAAGACTTTTCAGACCTTTCTCAATAAAGCATTTCGCTGAATCACTTCCAAAGACAGTTAAAAAGATAGCAGTACTCGACAGAACAAAAGAACCGGGTGCAATCGGTGAGCCGCTTTATCAGGATGTAATAACCTCACTAAGCGAAAATTGTCCGTTTGATAAAATGCCAAAGGTTGTGGGTGGACGTTACGGACTTTCATCGAAAGAGTTTACGCCTGCGATGATTAAATCTGTGTTTGATGAACTGAAAAAGGATGAGCCAAAGAATCATTTTACTGTAGGTATTAATGATGATGTTACAAAACTGAGCCTTGATTACGATAAGAATTTTGCGATAGAAATAGAAGGAATGTTCAGTGGATTATTCTATGGATTGGGTGCGGATGGAACAGTCGGCGCTAACAAGAATTCAATTAAAATTATTGGTGAGGAAACAGATAACTACGCACAAGGTTATTTTGTGTATGACTCTAAGAAGTCGGGTTCTACAACAGTTTCGCACCTAAGGTTTGGGAAGAAACCTATTAAGTCAACTTATCTTATTCAGAAATCTGATTTTGTAGCCTGCCATCAATTCAATCTCCTTGAAAAATTTGATATGCTTAAGGACTTGAAAGAAGGTGGTGTATTCCTCCTTAACAGTCCATTTGATATTAACGAAACTCTTGAAAAGCTTCCAAGACGCGTGACTAAGCAAATTAAAGATAAGAAGTTAAACTTTTATTTGATAGACGGATACTCCGTTGCGAAAGAAACAGGAATGGGTTCAAGAGTTAACACGATTATGCAAACTTGTTTCTTTGCAATATCGGGAGTGCTGGAAAAAGATGAAGCAATTGAACAGATAAAGAAATCAATTAAGAAGAGTTACGGCATGAAGGGTGATGAGATTGTGAAGAAGAACTTTAACGCAGTTGATAAGACGCTTGAGAATCTTCATAAGATAGATATCTCAACCATGAAGTTAAGCAATGTAGAAATACCACCGACAGTTTCTGATAAAGCACCTGAATACATGAAGAATACTCTTGCAAGGATAATGGAAGGGCTTGGAGACGATATACCCGTAAGTCAGATGCCTGTTGACGGAACGTTCCCATCGGCAACAGCACAATGGGAAAAGAGGAATATTGCTCTGGAAGTACCTGCATGGGATCCGGATATATGTATTCAATGCGGAAAGTGCGCTATTATCTGTCCTCATGCATCGATAAGGATTAAAGCTTATGGCGAGAAGGCACTCATGAATGCTCCTCCGACATTCAAGCACATGAAAGCAAAAGGAAAAGAATTTGAAGAAGGTACGGCATACTCGATTCAGGTTGCGGTTGAAGATTGCACAGGGTGCGGACTTTGCGTAGAGATATGTCCTGCAAAGAATAAGAAAGAAGTTAAACTTAAGGCACTTAATATGGTACCTCAGTTCCCGCTACGCGAACAGGAAAGAACAAACTGGGATTACTTCTTAACTTTACCGGAATTTGACAGAACAAAGGCAAACGTTACAACTATAAAGGGCAGCCAGTTCCTGCAGCCGCTGTTTGAATTCTCGGGCGCATGCTCTGGATGCGGCGAGACGCCATACGTAAAACTTGTATCACAGTTGTTCGGCGAAAGGTCGATAATTGCGAATGCAACGGGCTGTTCTTCAATATACGGAGGCAACCTGCCGACAACACCATGGGCAAAAAACAACGAAGGAAGAGGACCGGCATGGTCGAACTCATTGTTTGAAGACAATGCGGAATTTGGACTCGGCATGAGACTCTCCATTGATAAACACAATGAATACGGCAAAGAACTGGTGAAGAGACTTGCGTCACAGATTGGCGAGCAGTTAGCAAATGACATTCTTAATGCAGACCAGACTGATGAAGCGGGTATTCACGATCAGAGAGAAAGAGTAAAAATATTAAAGGAAAAACTTGAAAAGATAAAATCACCGGAAGCGGCAGATTTATTGACCGTTGCAGATTATCTCGTGAAGAAATCTGTATGGATAATGGGAGGTGACGGATGGGCTTACGATATTGGTTACGGCGGTCTTGACCACGTACTCGCATCGGGAAAGAACGTTAACATCCTTGTGCTTGACACAGAGGTGTATTCAAACACAGGCGGACAGATGTCGAAGGCAACGATGCTTGGTGCAGTTGCAAAGTTTGCGGCATCGGGCAAACCTGTAGCAAAGAAAGACCTTGGCATGATGGCGATGAATTACGGCCATGTTTATGTAGCAAAAGTTGCGATGGGTGCTAACGATACACAAACTCTGAGAGCATTCCTCGAAGCGGAGTCATACAACGGACCTTCGATAATTATTGCATACTCGCATTGTATAGCTCACGGAATAAACATGCAGAAAGCACTTGAGAGCCAGAAAGCAGCAGTTGATTCATCTTACTGGACGCTGTTCCGTTACGACCCGAGAAATGCAGCACAGGGTAAGAACCCATTAAAGCTTGACTCCGGAGCGGCAAAGATTAAGTTTGAAGATTACGCTTATAAAGAAACAAGATACAAGATGCTTACGAAATCAGAACCCCAGCATGCAGCAGACCTTATGAAACTCGCACAGCAGGCGGTTGACGAGAAATGGAAGATATATGAGAAAATGGCGAAAGATTCAGACAACAAACAATAA